In Megalopta genalis isolate 19385.01 unplaced genomic scaffold, iyMegGena1_principal scaffold0050, whole genome shotgun sequence, one DNA window encodes the following:
- the LOC117226667 gene encoding uncharacterized protein LOC117226667 translates to MFTTKERLIKRTGKNAIGRYEFLKLLATEFKTTKSKEAKEQVLANLANFAYDPINYGYMRQLQIIDLFLYALSEDNIKLVRFAAGGICNLCVDPINKLYILRNQGIQLLSSLMSSQDEDILLSIIASLISLRIPEAKEQITSNIIDKASELLSNHESNRVKNLAMVFLNNYSETTVETGDTNNYKMKLTKTVLEFFKKYYTGTNDVVKSSKNLKDMKTMNEISVFKTITNDDILNFSKLTSDYNTVHTGSANNLVHGALLNGYLSAVVGTKLPGPGTLVLEQSIRYPKPCYAGDEIEFKVRIVSMRKIITCEYICIANREKVVLIGDAKLMKKS, encoded by the exons ATGTTTACTACTAAAGAACGACTTATAAAACGTACCGGAAAAAATGCCATCGGCCGATATGAATTTTTGAAACTGTTAGCTACGGAATTTAAAACCACTAAATCTAAAG aAGCGAAGGAACAGGTATTGGCAAATCTTGCTAATTTTGCTTATGATCCCATTAACTATGGATATATGAgacaacttcaaataattgatttatTTCTTTATGCATTATCAGAAGACAATATAAAGTTAGTACGTTTTGCAGCAGGAGGTATTTGTAATTTATGTGTtg atCCGATAAATAAGTTGTATATTTTGCGCAATCAAGGCATTCAATTATTATCATCTCTTATGTCTTCACAAGATGAAGATATCTTACTTTCAATAATAGCTTCTTTAATATCTTTAAGAATTCCTgaagcaaaagaacaaataaccagcaatataattgataaagcatcTGAACTTCTTTCAAATCATGAAAGTAATCGTGTAAAAAACTTGGCGATGGTGTTTCTGAACAACTATTCAGAAACAACAGTTGAAACTGGAGATAca aataattataaaatgaagTTAACAAAGACGGTactagaattttttaaaaaatattatacaggGACTAATGATGTAGTCAAATCATCAAAAAATTTAAAAGATATGAAAACTATGAATGAAATATCAGTTTTTAAAACTATTACAAATGATGATATACTTAATTTCTCAAAATTAACTAGTGATTACAATACAGTACATACTGGTTCTGCAAATAATCTTGTACATGGAGCTCTTCTTAATGGTTACCTATCagcagtagttggtacaaaATTACCAGGTCCAGGAACATTAGTACTAGAACAAAGTATCAGATACCCAAAACCATGTTATGCTGGAGATGAAATAGAATTTAAAGTGCGAATTGTTTCTATGAGGAAGATTATTACATGCGAATATATTTGTATTGCAAATAGAGAAAAAGTAGTTTTAATAGGAGATGCAAAACTTATGAAAAAATCATGA
- the LOC117226666 gene encoding follicle cell protein 3C-1, which yields MICTHLLLAVCLGSVFANNQRKSKVLNNTFQVTTIEPPLGCVCGIFLSGQFKKSCKDEPNGNPALTHDQPEIFPCTPGGNRHCISKCLDTIVKYLPNSPTILCSSLDRNCHKEKAYLFIKNCKHKWINTNLSAGREYCCKNGVPYKCPIY from the exons atGATTTGCACACATTTATTATTAGCTGTTTGCCTTGGATCTGTTTTTGCAAATAATCAAAGAAAATCGAAAGttttaaataacacttttcaaGTAACAACTATTGAACCTCCTCTTGGTTGTGTTTGTGGAATTTTCCTAAGTGGTCAATTTAAGAAAAGTTGTAAAGATGAACCTAACGGTAATCCTGCTCTGACCCATGATCAGCCTGAAATATTTCCATGTACTCCAGGAGGAAATAGGCATTGCATAAGTAAATGTTTAGACACT ATTGTAAAGTACCTTCCAAACAGTCCTACAATATTGTGTAGTTCATTAGACCGTAACTGTCATAAAGAGAAA gcttatttatttattaaaaactgTAAACACAAGTGGATTAATACAAATTTGTCTGCTGGAAGAGAGTATTGCTGTAAAAATGGAGTACCATACAAATGTCCAATATACTAA
- the LOC117226663 gene encoding uncharacterized protein LOC117226663 isoform X1, translating to MCARLLACPLCSQPGFLTLDALRTGLISVATRPLSCPVCNEILLGIDKLTIHLFSHTINLHNNDTMAPSKHTNTFTNSNSSGTEHNLQSISFHDWNVSKVQIADFKSSENVQTTGNEIPSLSSRVCIQEQNLPINNVSQVAFLQNSICKSEGVNAVHRTHENHKIMPKVNKNSQEIMQETMSVNYTTQNYVTNNIKHANTAQDHVQSKHENIQNFKQWTGNQHCEQQTSINENISTLERSTAEIREVCSSKQNYNEQVTSVNKYPVTSVTTICTNTVVEKYNDKKNEQDNSLITSNENQTKILKNGEILSELKQVKPSPTKEKTERCNICGFHFPDYNILLLHKQLVHMINEKDLNVIPENFFKSYSCHLCSKIFKMRGSLMVHMRVAHMGYNIGSLAKGGQVELIFNENKYNCPTCGKIFKKEQHVIQHLKTHEAKQWECDVCSKMFTTKYFLKKHKRLHSGEMPYKCNICNKTFTFQQSYHKHRLYHKDDKPHTCATCGRSFKELSTLHNHERIHTGEKPFACETCGKCFRQRVSYLVHRRIHTGVMPYKCTICGKSFRYKVSQRTHKCPAQQMGNMQQASGIDLQSTQLSNAQNLNNNSSKIQKNNIEENQSVLNVINDEENKYVLIINTEGQHLLTKELNISNAQVIQKEQKLDECIGMNDKNEEMRNVWKNDIPDNSILKEPDEISIKLYVETEKPLQEDTNDLFSMIISPLENGLSSPTAEMEHLRLSSPAQKENALKSYNNFRNTMHKINSDNTRMEQSFNNDDNVTNTLQTINEESLKQLLYSINEK from the exons ATGTGTGCACGATTATTAGCATGTCCTTTATGTTCTCAACCTGGATTTTTAACACTGGATGCACTTCGAACAGGATTAATAAGTGTAGCAACTCGACCACTTTCATGCCCagtatgtaatgaaatattgctTGGTATTGATAAATTGACCATTCATTTGTTTAGTCACACGATCAATTTGCATAATAATGATACAATGGCACCTTCAAAACATACAAATACTTTTACAAACAGTAATAGTTCAGGAACAGAACATAACTTGCAAAGTATAAGTTTTCATGATTGGAATGTATCTAAGGTACAAATTGCAGATTTTAAATCTTCTGAAAATGTACAAACTACAGGAAATGAAATTCCAAGTTTGAGTTCAAGAGTTTGTATACAAGAACAAAATTTGCCTATAAATAATGTATCTCAAGTTGCATttttacaaaattcaatttgCAAAAGTGAAGGAGTAAATGCAGTTCATAGGACACATGAGAATCATAAAATTATGCCAAAAGTAAACAAAAATTCTCAAGAAATAATGCAAGAAACAATGAGTGTGAATTATACCACACAAAATTATGTTACAAATAACATTAAACATGCAAATACTGCACAAGACCATGTCCAAAGTAAAcatgaaaatatacaaaattttaAGCAATGGACTGGAAATCAACATTGTGAGCaacaaacttctataaatgaAAACATAAGCACGCTAGAAAGATCTACAGCAGAAATTAGAGAAGTTTGTAGCAGTAAACAAAACTACAATGAACAAGTAACATCAGTGAATAAATATCCAGTAACAAGTGTTACAACAATCTGTACCAATACTGTGGTGGaaaaatataatgataaaaaaaatgaacaagacAATTCGTTAATTACATCTAACGAAAAtcaaactaaaattttaaaaaatggagaaatattGTCTGAACTGAAACAAGTTAAACCGTCGCCTACAAAGGAAAAGACTGAACGTTGTAATATATGTGGCTTTCATTTTCCTGACTACAATATTTTACTTTTACACAAACAATTAGTGCATATGATCAATGAAAAAGATTTGAATGTCATTcctgaaaatttttttaaaagttaTTCATGCCATTTGTgttctaaaatatttaaaatgcgTGGTAGTTTAATGGTTCATATGAGAGTAGCACATATGGGATATAATAtag GTTCTTTAGCTAAAGGTGGCCAGGTAGAACTTATATTTAATGAGAATAAATATAATTGTCCAACATGTGGAAAAATATTCAAAAAG GAACAACATGTAATTCAGCATTTAAAAACTCATGAAGCAAAACAATGGGAATGTGATGTATGTAGCAAAATGTTcacaacaaaatattttttaaaaaaacacAAACGATTACATTCAGGAGAAATGccttataaatgtaatatatgtaataagacaTTCACTTTTCAACAATCATATCACAAACATAGATTATATCATAAAGATGATAAACCACATACATGTGCAACTTGTGGCAGGTCATTTAAAGAGCTATCTACTTTGCATAATCATGAAAGAATTCACACTGGAGAAAAACCTTTTGCATGTGAAACATGTG GAAAGTGTTTCAGACAACGTGTTTCATATTTAGTTCATCGTAGAATTCATACAGGTGTTATGCCTTATAAGTGTACAATATGTGGAAAAAGTTTCAGATATAAG GTAAGCCAAAGAACTCATAAATGTCCAGCACAACAGATGGGAAATATGCAACAAGCAAGTGGCATCGATCTCCAGTCAACACAATTATCAAATGCAcaaaatttgaataataattCAAGTAAAATTCAGAAAAATAATATCGAAGAAAATCAATCAGTTTTAAATGTTATAAATGATGAAGAAAACAAGTACGTCCTGATAATAAATACTGAAGGACAACATTTGTTAACAAAGGAACTAAACATTAGTAATGCACAAGTAAttcaaaaagaacaaaaattaGATGAATGTATAGGTatgaatgataaaaatgagGAAATGAGAAACGTTTGGAAGAATGACATTCCTGATAATTCTATATTAAAAGAACCAGATGAAATATCTATAAAGTTGTACGtagaaactgagaaaccacTTCAAGAAGATACAAATGACTTATTTTCAATGATAATATCCCCATTAGAGAATGGATTATCTTCTCCCACAGCTGAAATGGAACATTTAAGATTATCGTCACCAGCACAAAAAGAAAATGCTTTAAAATCATATAACAACTTTAGAAATACAATGCACAAAATAAATTCAGATAATACAAGAATGGAACAAAGCtttaataatgatgataatgtaACAAATACTTTACAAACTATAAATGAAGAATCTTTAAAACAACTGTTATATAGCATTAATGAAAAATAA
- the LOC117226663 gene encoding uncharacterized protein LOC117226663 isoform X2, with protein MSFMFSTWIFNTGCTSNRINKCSNSTTFMPNFKSSENVQTTGNEIPSLSSRVCIQEQNLPINNVSQVAFLQNSICKSEGVNAVHRTHENHKIMPKVNKNSQEIMQETMSVNYTTQNYVTNNIKHANTAQDHVQSKHENIQNFKQWTGNQHCEQQTSINENISTLERSTAEIREVCSSKQNYNEQVTSVNKYPVTSVTTICTNTVVEKYNDKKNEQDNSLITSNENQTKILKNGEILSELKQVKPSPTKEKTERCNICGFHFPDYNILLLHKQLVHMINEKDLNVIPENFFKSYSCHLCSKIFKMRGSLMVHMRVAHMGYNIGSLAKGGQVELIFNENKYNCPTCGKIFKKEQHVIQHLKTHEAKQWECDVCSKMFTTKYFLKKHKRLHSGEMPYKCNICNKTFTFQQSYHKHRLYHKDDKPHTCATCGRSFKELSTLHNHERIHTGEKPFACETCGKCFRQRVSYLVHRRIHTGVMPYKCTICGKSFRYKVSQRTHKCPAQQMGNMQQASGIDLQSTQLSNAQNLNNNSSKIQKNNIEENQSVLNVINDEENKYVLIINTEGQHLLTKELNISNAQVIQKEQKLDECIGMNDKNEEMRNVWKNDIPDNSILKEPDEISIKLYVETEKPLQEDTNDLFSMIISPLENGLSSPTAEMEHLRLSSPAQKENALKSYNNFRNTMHKINSDNTRMEQSFNNDDNVTNTLQTINEESLKQLLYSINEK; from the exons ATGTCCTTTATGTTCTCAACCTGGATTTTTAACACTGGATGCACTTCGAACAGGATTAATAAGTGTAGCAACTCGACCACTTTCATGCCCa ATTTTAAATCTTCTGAAAATGTACAAACTACAGGAAATGAAATTCCAAGTTTGAGTTCAAGAGTTTGTATACAAGAACAAAATTTGCCTATAAATAATGTATCTCAAGTTGCATttttacaaaattcaatttgCAAAAGTGAAGGAGTAAATGCAGTTCATAGGACACATGAGAATCATAAAATTATGCCAAAAGTAAACAAAAATTCTCAAGAAATAATGCAAGAAACAATGAGTGTGAATTATACCACACAAAATTATGTTACAAATAACATTAAACATGCAAATACTGCACAAGACCATGTCCAAAGTAAAcatgaaaatatacaaaattttaAGCAATGGACTGGAAATCAACATTGTGAGCaacaaacttctataaatgaAAACATAAGCACGCTAGAAAGATCTACAGCAGAAATTAGAGAAGTTTGTAGCAGTAAACAAAACTACAATGAACAAGTAACATCAGTGAATAAATATCCAGTAACAAGTGTTACAACAATCTGTACCAATACTGTGGTGGaaaaatataatgataaaaaaaatgaacaagacAATTCGTTAATTACATCTAACGAAAAtcaaactaaaattttaaaaaatggagaaatattGTCTGAACTGAAACAAGTTAAACCGTCGCCTACAAAGGAAAAGACTGAACGTTGTAATATATGTGGCTTTCATTTTCCTGACTACAATATTTTACTTTTACACAAACAATTAGTGCATATGATCAATGAAAAAGATTTGAATGTCATTcctgaaaatttttttaaaagttaTTCATGCCATTTGTgttctaaaatatttaaaatgcgTGGTAGTTTAATGGTTCATATGAGAGTAGCACATATGGGATATAATAtag GTTCTTTAGCTAAAGGTGGCCAGGTAGAACTTATATTTAATGAGAATAAATATAATTGTCCAACATGTGGAAAAATATTCAAAAAG GAACAACATGTAATTCAGCATTTAAAAACTCATGAAGCAAAACAATGGGAATGTGATGTATGTAGCAAAATGTTcacaacaaaatattttttaaaaaaacacAAACGATTACATTCAGGAGAAATGccttataaatgtaatatatgtaataagacaTTCACTTTTCAACAATCATATCACAAACATAGATTATATCATAAAGATGATAAACCACATACATGTGCAACTTGTGGCAGGTCATTTAAAGAGCTATCTACTTTGCATAATCATGAAAGAATTCACACTGGAGAAAAACCTTTTGCATGTGAAACATGTG GAAAGTGTTTCAGACAACGTGTTTCATATTTAGTTCATCGTAGAATTCATACAGGTGTTATGCCTTATAAGTGTACAATATGTGGAAAAAGTTTCAGATATAAG GTAAGCCAAAGAACTCATAAATGTCCAGCACAACAGATGGGAAATATGCAACAAGCAAGTGGCATCGATCTCCAGTCAACACAATTATCAAATGCAcaaaatttgaataataattCAAGTAAAATTCAGAAAAATAATATCGAAGAAAATCAATCAGTTTTAAATGTTATAAATGATGAAGAAAACAAGTACGTCCTGATAATAAATACTGAAGGACAACATTTGTTAACAAAGGAACTAAACATTAGTAATGCACAAGTAAttcaaaaagaacaaaaattaGATGAATGTATAGGTatgaatgataaaaatgagGAAATGAGAAACGTTTGGAAGAATGACATTCCTGATAATTCTATATTAAAAGAACCAGATGAAATATCTATAAAGTTGTACGtagaaactgagaaaccacTTCAAGAAGATACAAATGACTTATTTTCAATGATAATATCCCCATTAGAGAATGGATTATCTTCTCCCACAGCTGAAATGGAACATTTAAGATTATCGTCACCAGCACAAAAAGAAAATGCTTTAAAATCATATAACAACTTTAGAAATACAATGCACAAAATAAATTCAGATAATACAAGAATGGAACAAAGCtttaataatgatgataatgtaACAAATACTTTACAAACTATAAATGAAGAATCTTTAAAACAACTGTTATATAGCATTAATGAAAAATAA